One genomic region from Parachlamydia acanthamoebae encodes:
- a CDS encoding tetratricopeptide repeat protein has translation MKNSLLIKKVLQEVLNTKAFERLNPFRNADAWSCLADQEKEQLASLFIMEGKSLLKEGKREGEASLRLAAEVAPRSPKIYYEQGLAYASQHNNLNDLAAACIAYGKAVELDASFFHAWRAWGAILMEMGAFYHDTSHFEEAEEKFQKASQVTGTCTEHELGAFYWEWGLCGAQHGKISGEAIDYRDAIEKFTKAVELGIDYKEFWNDYGNAIVDLGYLVGRQDMFLEAVEIYQKAVKNHDDFFQGWFNLASCLQHLFEISGDEAFFEDAQKCFEQASEINATHPILWFKWGMLFLFSGKNRKDLNLLAQGCNKFSKADELDPSNPLILNKLGDTLMTIGSLTENLDLLKRAEDKIAQSVEIEPENPHYWAVYGECLNELGHYFNDEVYYIQAIGKFQYALSLNRSNPIFWYGLAVSHFSLGELKQDKHVIEKAVRFYSRVIEFTDTPFPQFWNDWGVVLMKLAEMTSDKRYIESAIEKFEHAIEMYGENYTHEPLDLEFWYNYGCALDFLGDFNQDAACYEKAIQVLSKILQVHPAYTHARYNLALAYSHLGELVDDFEFFQRAVEHFEMLVNENPEDEMAWNDLGLTYVHWALLVDDVSTADSSSALYEKAGHAFMQAVALGHLPVYYNLSCLYSLIGNHAIALHYLQKAEEEDALPEIDDIMHDEWLEGLRHTAAFRNFISQLTTKFRLEENEK, from the coding sequence ATGAAAAATTCTCTTTTAATCAAAAAAGTTTTGCAAGAAGTTTTAAATACTAAAGCTTTTGAGCGTTTGAATCCTTTCCGGAATGCGGATGCATGGAGCTGCTTAGCAGACCAAGAAAAAGAACAGCTTGCTTCACTTTTTATCATGGAAGGGAAATCTTTGTTAAAAGAAGGTAAAAGAGAGGGAGAGGCTTCCTTAAGGCTTGCAGCTGAAGTTGCTCCGCGATCTCCTAAAATTTATTATGAGCAAGGTCTTGCTTATGCTTCCCAGCACAACAATTTAAACGATCTCGCAGCAGCATGCATTGCATATGGCAAAGCTGTTGAATTAGATGCTTCATTTTTTCACGCCTGGCGAGCTTGGGGTGCCATTTTAATGGAAATGGGAGCTTTTTATCATGATACCTCTCATTTTGAAGAAGCGGAAGAAAAATTTCAAAAAGCTTCGCAAGTTACGGGAACATGTACTGAGCATGAATTGGGCGCATTTTATTGGGAATGGGGTTTATGCGGAGCTCAGCATGGTAAAATCTCGGGAGAAGCAATTGATTATCGTGACGCCATTGAAAAATTTACGAAAGCCGTTGAGCTTGGAATCGATTATAAAGAATTTTGGAATGACTACGGAAATGCTATTGTCGATTTAGGCTATTTGGTTGGCCGTCAAGATATGTTTTTAGAAGCAGTCGAGATTTACCAGAAAGCTGTTAAAAATCACGACGACTTTTTCCAAGGTTGGTTTAATCTGGCGAGTTGTCTTCAGCATTTATTTGAAATTTCTGGTGATGAAGCTTTTTTTGAAGATGCGCAAAAATGTTTTGAACAAGCCTCTGAAATCAATGCGACCCACCCCATCCTTTGGTTTAAATGGGGAATGCTATTTTTATTTTCAGGGAAAAACCGTAAAGACCTCAATTTGTTAGCACAAGGTTGCAATAAATTTTCTAAAGCCGATGAATTAGACCCTAGTAATCCTTTGATTCTAAATAAGCTAGGTGACACTCTCATGACTATCGGGTCTTTGACAGAGAACCTGGACCTTTTGAAGCGCGCTGAAGATAAAATTGCACAAAGCGTGGAAATTGAGCCGGAAAATCCCCATTATTGGGCTGTATACGGAGAGTGTCTAAATGAACTCGGCCATTACTTTAATGATGAGGTTTACTACATTCAGGCGATTGGCAAGTTTCAATACGCCTTGTCGTTGAATCGAAGCAATCCTATTTTTTGGTATGGCTTAGCTGTTTCTCATTTTTCCTTGGGAGAGCTCAAGCAAGACAAGCATGTTATTGAAAAAGCTGTACGTTTTTACTCGCGTGTCATCGAATTTACAGATACGCCTTTCCCACAATTTTGGAATGATTGGGGAGTCGTTTTGATGAAATTGGCTGAAATGACAAGCGACAAACGATACATTGAATCGGCCATAGAGAAATTTGAGCATGCCATTGAAATGTATGGGGAAAATTATACCCACGAACCGCTAGATTTAGAATTCTGGTACAATTATGGCTGTGCACTAGATTTTCTTGGTGATTTCAATCAAGACGCTGCTTGTTATGAAAAAGCCATTCAAGTTTTATCTAAAATTCTACAAGTCCATCCAGCCTATACCCATGCACGCTACAATTTAGCACTAGCATATTCCCATTTAGGAGAATTGGTTGACGATTTTGAATTTTTCCAAAGAGCCGTTGAGCATTTTGAAATGCTTGTGAATGAAAATCCAGAAGATGAAATGGCTTGGAATGATTTGGGATTAACATACGTGCATTGGGCCTTATTAGTCGATGATGTTTCGACAGCGGATTCAAGTTCTGCCCTATATGAAAAAGCAGGGCATGCCTTTATGCAAGCTGTAGCTCTCGGTCATCTTCCTGTTTACTATAATCTATCCTGCCTCTATTCTTTAATCGGAAATCACGCAATCGCTTTACATTATCTGCAAAAGGCAGAAGAAGAAGATGCGCTTCCTGAAATTGACGATATTATGCACGATGAATGGCTAGAAGGGCTTCGCCATACCGCCGCTTTTCGTAATTTTATTTCGCAATTGACTACCAAATTCCGTCTTGAAGAAAACGAAAAATAA
- the gyrA gene encoding DNA topoisomerase (ATP-hydrolyzing) subunit A yields the protein MSYTENEIIVPRNVEDEMKDSYLRYSMSVIIARALPDARDGLKPSQRRILYAMRQLNLSPGGKHRKCAKISGDTSGDYHPHGEQVIYPTLVRMAQGWLMRYPLVDGQGNFGSVDGDQPAAMRYTEARLTHASVQLMEDLDKNTVEMVPNYDETKKEPTVFPAKFPNLLCNGSSGIAVGMATNIPPHNLNELIQATLLVLQNPAVSIDEIMGVMPAPDFPTGGIICGYRGIKEAFHTGRGRLLLRAVIRVEENEENPDKQRLIVDEIPYNVNKSRLIEQIADLINSKTITGIADLRDESDKDGMRILIELKRGEIVEVILNQLFKYSDLQITFGCNMLALDKGLPKVMNVKQLIAAWVDHRIEVVRRRTRFELNKAEARAHILEGYLKAIQHMDEVVRVIRASNNREEARDELIQRFDLTERQANAVLDLKLYQLTGLEYEKINEEYRELLQKIDYLRAVLASEAMVRDIIREELLEIQKNHRSGRKTQIIAAESEVNMEDLIANESVIITISEDDYIKRMPVDTFREQRRGGQGIAGMHLKREEDAIKGLYVASTHDYLLIFTNLGRCYWLKVWQIPETGRKSKGKPLINLLEDIRPDEKIATVLRVSNFEQQAYILMATKKGIVKKTELSEFSHPRRKGIWALDIVEGDEVVTARLVSDSQQIMLFTYHGMAVRFDQGKVRPMGRTARGVKGVTLKDDTDYVVGCEAVNGTETILIVCENGFGKRSNVEDFRQTNRGGVGVRSIITSERNGNVVGALCVTDEDGMVMMSAQGQTVRITMKDLRVMGRNTQGVKLANLKEGDYLVAIQKLEVSDDVDNAKVDTQPSAPPLAKEEGSDLEEPAFEEVIEEEIEEEELDTPFEENEE from the coding sequence ATGTCTTACACTGAAAACGAGATTATCGTTCCTCGTAATGTTGAAGATGAAATGAAAGATAGCTATTTGCGCTATTCCATGTCGGTGATTATTGCCCGAGCTTTGCCAGATGCACGCGATGGCTTAAAACCCTCTCAAAGGCGAATTCTGTATGCAATGCGCCAGCTAAATCTAAGCCCCGGAGGGAAGCATCGTAAATGCGCCAAAATCTCAGGTGATACATCTGGTGACTACCACCCGCACGGCGAACAAGTCATTTACCCTACGCTCGTCCGCATGGCTCAAGGCTGGCTTATGCGCTATCCTCTGGTCGACGGACAGGGAAACTTCGGATCAGTAGATGGTGACCAACCTGCTGCGATGCGTTATACAGAAGCCCGTTTAACACATGCTTCCGTACAACTCATGGAAGATTTAGATAAAAATACAGTCGAGATGGTTCCTAACTACGATGAAACCAAAAAAGAACCGACTGTTTTTCCTGCTAAATTTCCCAATTTGCTATGCAACGGCTCTTCAGGTATTGCAGTGGGAATGGCGACCAATATCCCCCCTCACAACTTAAATGAGCTCATTCAAGCAACTTTGCTCGTCTTGCAAAACCCTGCTGTATCGATCGATGAAATCATGGGCGTCATGCCAGCTCCAGACTTCCCAACTGGCGGTATCATTTGCGGATATCGTGGTATCAAAGAAGCTTTCCACACAGGACGTGGACGCCTGCTTTTGCGCGCGGTCATTCGTGTAGAAGAAAATGAGGAAAATCCGGATAAGCAACGCTTAATCGTAGATGAGATCCCCTACAACGTCAACAAATCCCGCTTAATTGAACAGATTGCCGATCTGATCAACTCTAAAACCATCACAGGTATTGCCGATTTACGCGATGAGTCCGATAAAGATGGAATGCGTATTCTAATTGAGCTAAAACGGGGCGAAATTGTCGAGGTTATTCTTAACCAGTTATTTAAATATAGCGACCTGCAAATCACCTTCGGCTGCAACATGCTTGCCCTAGATAAAGGCTTGCCAAAAGTGATGAACGTCAAGCAACTTATCGCTGCTTGGGTCGATCACCGCATCGAAGTTGTTCGTCGCCGTACACGCTTCGAACTCAACAAAGCTGAAGCTCGCGCGCACATTCTGGAAGGTTACCTCAAAGCCATCCAGCACATGGATGAGGTAGTGCGTGTCATTCGAGCAAGCAATAACCGTGAAGAAGCACGCGATGAACTCATTCAACGGTTTGACTTAACAGAAAGACAAGCCAACGCGGTTCTAGACCTCAAACTTTACCAGTTGACAGGACTAGAATATGAAAAAATCAATGAAGAATATCGTGAACTGCTTCAAAAAATCGATTATTTGCGTGCCGTTTTAGCTAGCGAAGCAATGGTTCGAGACATCATCCGTGAAGAATTGCTAGAGATTCAAAAGAATCATCGCTCTGGACGTAAAACACAGATTATTGCGGCAGAAAGCGAAGTGAACATGGAAGATTTAATTGCCAACGAGTCTGTCATCATCACGATCTCAGAAGATGACTACATCAAACGGATGCCAGTTGACACCTTCCGCGAACAACGCCGTGGTGGACAAGGCATTGCCGGTATGCATTTAAAACGGGAAGAAGATGCAATTAAAGGTCTTTATGTGGCTTCAACACATGATTACCTCCTGATTTTCACAAACCTGGGTCGTTGTTATTGGCTCAAAGTTTGGCAAATCCCTGAAACAGGCCGAAAATCAAAAGGGAAACCATTAATCAATCTTCTCGAAGATATTCGTCCCGATGAGAAAATTGCAACGGTGCTACGTGTCTCCAATTTCGAACAACAAGCTTATATCCTCATGGCAACCAAAAAAGGGATTGTCAAAAAGACAGAACTTTCTGAATTTAGCCATCCAAGACGAAAAGGGATTTGGGCACTCGATATTGTGGAAGGCGATGAAGTCGTCACAGCTCGTTTGGTCTCTGATTCCCAACAAATTATGCTATTTACCTACCATGGGATGGCTGTTCGCTTTGATCAAGGCAAAGTACGGCCGATGGGACGTACGGCGCGCGGCGTAAAAGGGGTTACTCTTAAAGATGACACCGACTATGTTGTCGGCTGCGAAGCTGTCAATGGAACAGAAACCATCTTAATTGTTTGTGAAAACGGATTTGGTAAACGCTCCAACGTCGAAGATTTCCGCCAAACAAACCGAGGTGGTGTAGGTGTACGCTCAATCATCACAAGTGAAAGAAACGGAAATGTGGTCGGTGCTCTTTGTGTAACGGACGAAGATGGCATGGTCATGATGTCTGCTCAGGGTCAAACTGTGCGAATCACCATGAAGGATCTGCGCGTCATGGGTCGTAACACACAAGGTGTTAAACTTGCTAACTTGAAAGAAGGAGACTACCTTGTCGCCATCCAAAAGTTGGAAGTGTCCGATGATGTGGATAACGCCAAAGTAGACACTCAGCCTTCTGCTCCTCCTCTAGCGAAAGAAGAAGGCTCAGATCTCGAAGAGCCAGCTTTTGAAGAAGTCATAGAAGAGGAAATCGAAGAAGAAGAACTCGACACGCCTTTTGAAGAAAATGAAGAATAA
- the gyrB gene encoding DNA topoisomerase (ATP-hydrolyzing) subunit B, with product MANDTLNSEDNIIAQKAYDASSITVLEGLQAVRERPGMYIGDTASNGLHQLVYEAVDNCIDEAMAGYCSAIYVTLHKDGAATIEDNGRGIPIQKHEKESLKQGRDVSALEVVMTILHAGGKFDKDTYKVSGGLHGVGVSCVCALSKKLVVQVYNQGSTYEMEFSKGKVVRPLSIVGTTTKRGTKLTFIPDDTIMNVTTFDYDILAKRLRELAFLNKGINIYFHDERDADKDDVNFCYSGGLLSFVSYLNENKEPLFPTPIYFHGSRQGDDGPIEFEVSMQWNDGYNENIYSYVNNIATRSGGTHLTGFSTALTRVLNTYIKNHGLLKSDKYSITGEDMREGLTAVISVKVANPQFEGQTKQRLGNSDVGSVVQQIVGEELVIYLDENPAISRSIADKAMLAAQAREAARKARELTLRKSALDSARLPGKLTDCQEKNPALCEIYIVEGDSAGGSAKSGRDRRFQAILPIRGKILNVEKARLEKVLGNQEVGTMVAALGCGIGRDGFNIDKLRYHKIIIMTDADVDGSHIRTLLLTFFYRHMPGLVENNYIYIAQPPLYRVTRKKTSRYIHSEKEMDDYMLELGLSDIKIKLKDTELDAERMQELIRTLLEVESFVSRIERKGVSFREFLASKNEEGRLPRFQVNLLKGSQFAYSIKEFEVLKQNDEEEQQQRHKETLASIPESEITEEMRTFRPTRFNFIELYEDISLQGLVGRLNSFGFDLNHYLIADGHLLDIIEDGGKSTPFSTLGEVLAFIRENGRKGIEIQRYKGLGEMNADQLWETTMDPEKRTLLRVTLPDMVAADHMFTMLMGEAVPPRRAFIEQHALSVKNLDV from the coding sequence ATGGCTAACGATACGTTAAATTCAGAAGATAATATAATAGCCCAAAAAGCTTACGATGCAAGCTCTATTACTGTTTTAGAGGGACTGCAAGCTGTGCGTGAACGCCCAGGTATGTACATTGGCGACACAGCAAGCAATGGATTACATCAACTTGTTTATGAAGCTGTAGACAACTGTATTGATGAAGCCATGGCTGGTTATTGCTCCGCCATTTATGTCACTTTGCATAAAGATGGCGCCGCAACAATTGAAGATAACGGACGGGGAATTCCGATCCAAAAACACGAAAAAGAATCGCTCAAACAAGGACGCGATGTCTCTGCCCTCGAAGTGGTCATGACCATTTTGCATGCTGGTGGTAAATTTGACAAAGACACGTATAAAGTTTCGGGTGGATTGCACGGCGTAGGAGTATCCTGCGTATGCGCCCTTTCCAAGAAATTGGTTGTCCAGGTTTACAACCAAGGCAGCACCTACGAAATGGAATTTTCTAAAGGAAAAGTTGTTCGCCCACTTTCTATTGTTGGCACAACCACCAAACGCGGCACCAAACTCACGTTTATTCCTGATGACACCATCATGAATGTAACAACCTTCGATTATGACATCCTAGCCAAACGATTGCGAGAGCTTGCATTCCTCAATAAAGGAATCAATATTTACTTCCATGATGAACGCGATGCCGACAAAGATGACGTTAACTTCTGCTACAGCGGTGGATTGCTCTCTTTCGTTTCTTATCTGAACGAAAATAAAGAACCCCTTTTTCCGACGCCCATTTACTTTCACGGATCACGCCAGGGTGATGATGGACCGATTGAATTTGAAGTGTCCATGCAATGGAATGATGGCTATAACGAAAACATTTATTCCTATGTTAACAACATTGCCACTCGCAGCGGTGGAACGCACTTAACAGGATTTTCGACTGCTTTAACACGCGTTTTAAATACCTACATCAAAAATCATGGACTGCTCAAGAGCGATAAATATTCAATCACGGGCGAGGATATGCGCGAAGGTTTAACGGCTGTTATTTCCGTTAAAGTCGCCAACCCCCAATTTGAAGGACAAACGAAGCAACGCTTGGGAAATAGCGATGTGGGATCTGTTGTTCAGCAAATCGTCGGTGAAGAGCTTGTGATCTATTTAGATGAAAATCCAGCCATTTCAAGATCTATCGCAGATAAAGCGATGTTAGCAGCACAAGCACGTGAAGCTGCACGAAAAGCGCGTGAGCTCACTTTGCGAAAATCCGCTCTCGATAGCGCACGCCTGCCAGGAAAACTCACAGACTGCCAAGAAAAAAATCCCGCTCTTTGCGAAATTTACATCGTTGAAGGTGACTCTGCGGGCGGTTCCGCCAAATCTGGAAGAGATCGTCGCTTTCAAGCGATCCTCCCCATTCGAGGTAAAATTCTAAACGTCGAAAAAGCCCGTTTAGAAAAAGTCCTAGGTAACCAAGAAGTGGGAACCATGGTAGCTGCTCTGGGATGTGGAATTGGACGCGATGGTTTTAATATTGATAAACTGCGTTATCATAAAATTATTATCATGACTGACGCCGACGTTGATGGATCTCATATTCGTACGCTCTTGCTGACGTTCTTTTATCGTCACATGCCCGGACTTGTTGAAAATAATTACATTTATATTGCTCAGCCTCCTCTTTATCGTGTCACACGTAAAAAGACGAGCCGTTACATCCACTCTGAAAAAGAGATGGATGACTACATGCTCGAACTAGGACTTAGCGACATCAAAATTAAACTAAAAGATACAGAACTTGATGCAGAAAGAATGCAAGAACTTATCCGTACATTGCTCGAAGTTGAATCTTTTGTTTCTCGCATCGAACGAAAAGGGGTTTCCTTTAGAGAATTCCTCGCTTCGAAAAATGAAGAAGGAAGACTTCCTCGCTTCCAAGTGAACTTATTAAAAGGCTCACAATTCGCCTACTCCATCAAAGAATTCGAAGTCCTTAAACAAAACGATGAAGAAGAACAGCAACAACGCCACAAAGAAACACTCGCTTCCATTCCTGAATCTGAAATTACAGAAGAGATGCGTACTTTCCGGCCAACGCGCTTTAATTTCATTGAATTATATGAAGATATCTCTTTGCAAGGTCTAGTCGGTCGCTTAAATTCTTTTGGATTCGACCTCAACCACTATCTCATCGCAGATGGCCATCTACTGGACATCATCGAAGATGGAGGAAAAAGCACACCTTTTTCCACACTAGGAGAAGTTCTTGCTTTCATTCGCGAAAATGGAAGAAAAGGGATCGAAATCCAACGTTATAAAGGCTTGGGCGAAATGAACGCCGATCAACTCTGGGAAACAACAATGGATCCGGAGAAGCGTACCCTTCTACGCGTTACACTGCCTGATATGGTAGCTGCAGACCACATGTTTACAATGCTAATGGGCGAAGCTGTACCACCTCGACGTGCGTTTATTGAACAGCACGCCTTATCAGTCAAAAATCTAGATGTTTAA
- a CDS encoding ROK family protein, giving the protein MTFKKWTIGIDVGGTKIETALVNADGTILFRSKTHTKAKDGLDAIIHQIGKVIQDLQKQTSDSIAGIGIGIPGQIDPASATILSTPNLPFKNTPLKKRLESFTSLPIYIDNDVRTATRGEWIFGAGKGCANFVCMFLGTGVGGGIVINNQIFSGNSYTAGEIGHMTVELNGPLCTCGNYGCVEAFSGGWAISKRAQTKLKKHGKLTPLLELAQGNVDKIDAALVFEAMKLHDPIAIEVVSDAANALSACASSIVNALNPKRLIIGGGILSGYPHFLEEIRAGIQTRALAASTQRLEVVATATQGNASLLGAAVLVLESQFPNLIHEEKIKC; this is encoded by the coding sequence ATGACATTTAAAAAATGGACAATTGGAATCGACGTTGGTGGAACAAAAATTGAAACGGCTTTAGTAAATGCAGATGGCACCATCCTTTTTCGCTCAAAAACGCACACAAAAGCAAAAGATGGTTTAGATGCTATTATTCATCAAATTGGAAAAGTCATTCAAGACCTTCAGAAGCAAACGAGCGATTCAATTGCGGGGATTGGCATTGGGATTCCGGGACAAATTGACCCAGCCTCAGCTACAATTCTCTCAACCCCTAACCTCCCTTTTAAAAACACACCACTAAAGAAACGTTTAGAAAGTTTCACATCCCTGCCTATTTATATAGATAATGACGTACGCACCGCGACAAGAGGCGAATGGATTTTTGGAGCCGGAAAAGGATGCGCCAATTTTGTTTGCATGTTTTTGGGAACTGGCGTCGGTGGTGGAATTGTGATCAACAATCAGATCTTTTCGGGTAATTCCTATACAGCCGGAGAAATCGGACATATGACGGTTGAGTTGAATGGTCCTCTTTGCACATGTGGAAATTATGGATGCGTGGAAGCTTTTAGCGGCGGATGGGCAATTTCCAAAAGAGCGCAAACAAAATTAAAAAAACACGGAAAACTGACGCCGCTTTTGGAACTAGCTCAAGGAAATGTCGATAAAATCGACGCTGCTCTAGTTTTTGAGGCGATGAAGCTGCATGATCCTATCGCAATCGAAGTGGTTAGCGATGCGGCCAACGCGCTTTCTGCCTGCGCAAGCTCTATCGTGAATGCCTTAAACCCGAAACGCCTCATTATCGGCGGAGGAATTTTATCTGGATACCCTCATTTTCTTGAAGAAATCCGAGCCGGGATCCAAACGCGCGCGCTTGCCGCCTCCACTCAAAGATTAGAGGTTGTCGCAACTGCCACACAAGGAAACGCGTCACTTCTTGGAGCTGCTGTCCTTGTGCTTGAAAGCCAATTCCCAAACTTGATTCATGAAGAGAAAATAAAGTGTTGA
- the ligA gene encoding NAD-dependent DNA ligase LigA, whose protein sequence is MTKPSSHQSYQELCNQIWSHNKAYYVDHRPVISDEEFDHLMHQLEQMEKEHPEWISSASPTQRVGEMLTEGFQTVAHRTPMLSLANSYSKDEVQDFIHRVKKLTRSQDVAFSCELKMDGIAISAQFEKGIFVRGITRGDGKKGDDITQNLRTVAAFPLQLIGPSAPDFLEVRGEIFMPKQVFQKLNAEKELEGEDLWANPRNAAAGSLKLLDPNETRRRKLDVVFYGIGQDSQDALTSQFACHALLKSYGLPILHQVEKCHTLEEIWEFVEKVRTLRASLPFEIDGVVVKLDSLAEQKRLGSTGKNPRWAVAYKFAAEQAETDIYSITVQVGRTGVLTPVAELKPVFLAGSTIARATLHNEEEVLRKDIREGDSVIIEKGGDVIPKVVSVNFDKRKSDSHPWKMPTHCPSCGALVARSVDEVAVKCPNTLHCPEQQLRRLIYFAGKFAMDIEHMGEKVVEQLVRLGFVKRPSDIYALTSEQLFQLEGFKTKSVENLITSIEKSKDVSFSRFIMALGIKHVGEGTAELLAKRAGNVHILMQMTTEELLQIEGIGEKVATAIVEYFADARNQEEIQLLLQRGVLPQEVKSISHKGHPFDAKTFVLTGTLKQYTRPAAATLIKERGGKVTNSVSSKTDYLLAGEDPGSKLDKAKSLQVRILTEEEFQAMLD, encoded by the coding sequence ATGACAAAACCCTCAAGCCACCAAAGCTATCAAGAGCTCTGTAATCAAATTTGGTCGCATAATAAAGCTTATTACGTTGACCATCGCCCTGTAATTAGCGACGAAGAATTTGATCACTTGATGCATCAGTTGGAGCAAATGGAAAAAGAGCATCCAGAATGGATCTCTTCCGCTTCTCCGACCCAACGTGTTGGGGAAATGCTTACAGAAGGATTTCAAACAGTTGCTCATCGTACTCCCATGCTATCCTTAGCAAATTCTTATAGCAAAGATGAAGTACAAGATTTTATCCATCGCGTCAAAAAATTGACCCGATCGCAAGACGTTGCTTTTTCCTGTGAGTTAAAAATGGATGGAATTGCCATTTCTGCTCAATTTGAAAAAGGCATTTTTGTGCGTGGTATTACGCGAGGTGATGGAAAAAAAGGGGACGACATCACTCAAAACTTGCGAACCGTTGCGGCTTTCCCTTTGCAGTTGATCGGACCTTCCGCCCCTGACTTTTTAGAGGTTAGAGGAGAGATTTTTATGCCAAAACAAGTCTTCCAAAAACTCAATGCGGAAAAAGAGCTTGAAGGGGAAGATCTGTGGGCCAATCCTCGAAATGCGGCAGCTGGCTCATTGAAGTTGCTTGATCCTAATGAAACACGTCGCAGAAAATTGGATGTTGTCTTTTACGGCATAGGACAAGATTCTCAGGATGCCCTAACAAGTCAATTTGCTTGTCATGCTCTTTTAAAAAGTTATGGATTGCCCATTTTACACCAAGTTGAAAAGTGTCATACTCTAGAAGAAATTTGGGAATTTGTTGAAAAAGTGCGAACCCTTCGGGCATCTCTCCCTTTTGAAATTGATGGAGTGGTAGTTAAGCTCGATTCCTTAGCCGAACAAAAACGTTTAGGATCTACAGGGAAAAACCCCCGTTGGGCTGTGGCCTATAAATTTGCAGCTGAGCAAGCAGAAACAGACATTTATTCAATCACTGTGCAAGTGGGTCGTACAGGAGTTCTAACGCCTGTAGCTGAGCTTAAGCCCGTTTTTCTCGCAGGAAGCACGATCGCCCGCGCCACTTTGCATAACGAAGAAGAGGTTTTGCGAAAAGATATTCGAGAGGGAGATTCTGTGATCATCGAAAAGGGGGGCGATGTGATCCCCAAGGTTGTTTCGGTGAATTTTGACAAACGCAAATCGGATAGCCATCCTTGGAAAATGCCTACGCATTGCCCTAGTTGTGGCGCCTTGGTGGCAAGATCTGTAGACGAAGTTGCCGTCAAATGTCCTAATACTTTACATTGCCCCGAACAACAATTGCGCCGTTTGATCTATTTTGCAGGAAAATTTGCGATGGATATCGAGCATATGGGGGAAAAAGTAGTCGAGCAGTTAGTCCGACTTGGCTTTGTAAAACGTCCTTCCGACATTTATGCTTTAACAAGTGAGCAACTTTTTCAATTAGAAGGATTCAAAACTAAATCGGTCGAAAATCTCATCACCAGTATTGAAAAATCAAAAGATGTTTCTTTTTCTCGCTTCATTATGGCTTTAGGTATTAAACATGTGGGTGAAGGAACAGCTGAATTGTTGGCAAAGCGTGCAGGTAATGTACACATTTTGATGCAGATGACTACTGAAGAACTTTTGCAAATTGAAGGGATTGGGGAAAAAGTAGCAACCGCGATCGTTGAGTATTTTGCAGATGCGCGCAATCAAGAAGAAATTCAATTGCTTCTCCAAAGAGGTGTTTTGCCTCAGGAAGTGAAGTCTATCTCTCATAAGGGACATCCTTTTGATGCTAAAACCTTTGTTTTAACAGGAACTTTAAAGCAGTATACCCGGCCGGCTGCTGCCACCTTAATTAAAGAACGTGGGGGTAAAGTGACCAATTCTGTTAGCTCAAAAACCGACTATTTGCTTGCAGGAGAAGACCCAGGATCTAAGTTAGATAAGGCAAAATCGTTGCAGGTGAGAATTCTCACAGAAGAAGAATTTCAAGCGATGTTGGATTAA
- a CDS encoding DUF721 domain-containing protein, with product MRKNTRRIPKDYDGTEVTTHQVSDVLTAVLARIHEKYQEHPDLVLAAWPGVIGPKLAGMTQAVSFSDGIFVVKVKNSTLHSLLNQNEKPRILRILREKFPKVMIKGIVFRMG from the coding sequence GTGAGAAAAAACACACGACGCATCCCAAAGGACTACGACGGAACCGAAGTCACGACTCATCAAGTCAGCGATGTGTTAACCGCTGTCCTAGCACGGATTCATGAAAAATATCAGGAACATCCCGATCTAGTCCTTGCTGCTTGGCCAGGTGTAATCGGACCTAAGCTAGCTGGAATGACCCAGGCCGTTTCTTTTTCTGACGGCATTTTTGTCGTCAAAGTCAAAAATTCTACCTTGCACAGTTTGCTAAATCAAAATGAAAAGCCTAGAATTTTACGAATTTTGAGAGAAAAGTTTCCAAAAGTCATGATCAAAGGAATTGTGTTTCGAATGGGTTAA